GCGGGAAAAGGGCAACTACGCAGAGGCGTTTAAAATCTGGAAGGATGTCATGGCCAACCAACGCTCCACAAATGTGGACGAGGTCAAGGCACGCACCATGGTGGAATTTGGAAAGACACTGAAACTCATGGCCGACAAAAACCTCACGACATCCGAAACCAAACTGCCCGACGGCAAGGAAATCCCCATTTATGAACTCGCGGCCAATTACTGCCTCAAGGCCTATTTGTTCTATGCCAATCAAAGTGATGTGGTTCCGGAAGGCCTGTACACGGCCATTCAAATTTACACCACCAAACTGCAGAAGTTTCAGAATTCGGATAAAAATCCAAAAACCGAGGCCAGGGCTCTTTTTGACAAAATGAGCGAAAGCTATTCCACCTCGCCCTGGACCTCCAAAGCCCAGGAACTATTACGGTAAGTTCTCCCTGACAAGGGGAAAGACAGGGGGGGTTGGCGCTTGCGGTTAAATCCCGGTTTCAAGTTCGCCACTGCGAATCCGTCCTGTGGCGAATTTTCAGTGTTCAGTTTCAAGCCCCGCCGAAGTTGGGAGTATGATTAAGAGTTGGAGATAGAGTTAGAGAAAGAGCAGTTGCAATTTAACCTTACTTTTTCTTTTCGCGTGTTTCGCGGGCAAGACTTTGTGGCTTGGCGTTAAATGCTTTTATGCATCCGCCACGCCAATCCTGGGGCAGATCCGTTTCAGTTCGCAATGCGCGCAGTCCGGATTCCTGGCCGCGCAGCGCCGCCGCCCATGCCAGATCAACAGGTGTGAGAAAAGTCCCCAGTCTCCCTGTGGAACCAACGGCAGCAGCGCGTTCTCCACTTTCACAGGGTCGCTCTCGGAGGTGAGTCCGAGCCGCCGCACAAGACGCCCCACATGGGTGTCCACCACAATCCCCGCCTGGATTCCATAAGCATTGCTGAGCACCACGTTGGCGGTTTTGCGGCCCACGCCCGGCAGCGCTTGCAGTTCCTCCATGCTTCGCGGGACCTGGCCTTTGTATTTTTCCACCAAAATACGGCAGCACTCGCGGATGTTTTTTGCCTTGTTGCGGTAAAAGCCCGTCGAATGCACCAACGCCTCCAGTTCGGCAGGCTCGGCCCCGGCATAGGCCTCTGCGGACGGATAGCGGGCAAAAAGCCGGGGCGTCACGCGATTGACCCGGACGTCGGTGCATTGGGCCGAAAGTATCGTGGCCACCAACAATTCCAGCGGCGTACGATAGTCCAATTCGCAATGCACGTCCGGATAGGTTTTTTTGAGTATTTCAATCTGGCGTGCCGCACAGGAAGCCAAAGCGGTTTTGCTGGCCTTAGACATCCCGGCATTCTATAGTCTGTGGCAATTCATTCCACAAAAATGGTTTTTTGTGCGGCTTCTGTGCCACGGGGTCTTCCCGGAAGGAATCCGGAGTAAAATTAGTTTGTCCATTGCGCGAAACTTTGGTTAAACGCTCGTTTGCTTTGGCGTCCATCCGGGCGCGGAAGCAACCAACAAGGAGAAAACAGCTTTGAAAATCGGCCTTTTATTTTCCGGCCAGGGAGCCCAGCACGTGGGCATGGGTAAAGATTTGGTCGAATCGTACCCCGAGGCTGCAGCTCTGTTTCAAGAGGCGGATGAACTGTTGAAAAACGGATTTTCCGAAATCTGCTTCGAGGGTCCGGAAGAACGCCTGACCGATACCAGTTACTGCCAGCCTGCGCTTTTTGTACACGGCCTCGCCCTGCTGGCCGCCCTGAAAAAGGAGCGTCCCAACCTGCACATTCATGCCGCTGCGGGCCTTTCGCTGGGCGAATTCACAGCACATACCGCCGCCGGACATTTTAATTTTGCTGACGGCCTGAACCTGGTCGCCCACCGCGGACGCTTGATGCATGAGGCCTGCCAAAAGACTCATGGAGGCATGCTTTCGTTGATCGGCGCCACACCGGAACAGGCCCAGTTGCTGGCCGCCGAAACCGGCCTGGAGGTCGCCAATTACAATTGCCCCGGCCAAATCGTGCTGTCCGGCGAAATGGAAAAAATCCGCTTTGCCGCTGAAAAAGGCAAGGATCTGGGGCTGAAACGCGCCCTCCCTCTGAACGTCGCCGGAGCCTATCATTCGCGCCTCATGAAATCGGCCCAGGAAGGCCTCAAACCCTTTATTGATGCCGCCAACCTTCACGCGTCCGATATCGCCGTTTACAGCAACGTGCTCGGTAAACGGGTCTGCGGCGAAACCGAAATCCGCGAAACGCTGCTCCAACAGGTGACCGGCAGCGTACGCTGGCAAAACTGCGTGCAGGAAATGATCCAATACGGCGTCACCCAGTTCATCGAGCTGGGGCCCGGCAAGGTCCTCGCAGGCATGTGCAAGCGCATCGACAAGGAAATTCAGTGCCTGAGCATCGGCACCCTGCACGAACTCATGGGAGCCCTTCATGAAATTAAATAATCAAGTCGCCATTGTCACAGGCGCCAGCCGTGGAATCGGAAAAGCCG
This DNA window, taken from Candidatus Methylacidiphilales bacterium, encodes the following:
- the nth gene encoding endonuclease III — translated: MSKASKTALASCAARQIEILKKTYPDVHCELDYRTPLELLVATILSAQCTDVRVNRVTPRLFARYPSAEAYAGAEPAELEALVHSTGFYRNKAKNIRECCRILVEKYKGQVPRSMEELQALPGVGRKTANVVLSNAYGIQAGIVVDTHVGRLVRRLGLTSESDPVKVENALLPLVPQGDWGLFSHLLIWHGRRRCAARNPDCAHCELKRICPRIGVADA
- the fabD gene encoding ACP S-malonyltransferase, coding for MKIGLLFSGQGAQHVGMGKDLVESYPEAAALFQEADELLKNGFSEICFEGPEERLTDTSYCQPALFVHGLALLAALKKERPNLHIHAAAGLSLGEFTAHTAAGHFNFADGLNLVAHRGRLMHEACQKTHGGMLSLIGATPEQAQLLAAETGLEVANYNCPGQIVLSGEMEKIRFAAEKGKDLGLKRALPLNVAGAYHSRLMKSAQEGLKPFIDAANLHASDIAVYSNVLGKRVCGETEIRETLLQQVTGSVRWQNCVQEMIQYGVTQFIELGPGKVLAGMCKRIDKEIQCLSIGTLHELMGALHEIK